One window from the genome of Streptomyces cadmiisoli encodes:
- a CDS encoding N-acetylglucosamine kinase: MGLTAAVLAVDAGNSKTDVAVVAADGTVLAEARGGGFRPPSVGVEAATNTLAEAVSRAFATAGVTGVGHVAACLANADFPVEEEQLTAAVRARAWGTTVEVRNDTFAILRAGVSEPRGVAVVCGAGINCVGMRPDGRTARFPAVGRMSGDWGGGWGLAEEALFHAARAEDGRGGPTELARTLPAHFGLDSMYALIEALHLEHVPPHRRHELAPVLFATAAAGDPVALAVVDRLADEVVTMATVALSRLDLLAEETPVLLGGSVLAARHARLDDRIRELLATRAPKAVARVVTAGPVLGAALLGLDRIGAGPRVQARVRAHFER; the protein is encoded by the coding sequence GTGGGCCTGACCGCAGCAGTCCTCGCCGTCGACGCCGGCAACAGCAAAACCGACGTCGCGGTCGTGGCCGCCGACGGGACCGTGCTCGCCGAGGCCCGCGGCGGGGGTTTCCGGCCGCCGTCGGTGGGCGTCGAGGCGGCGACGAACACCCTGGCGGAGGCCGTGTCCAGGGCCTTCGCGACCGCCGGGGTGACCGGCGTCGGGCATGTGGCGGCGTGTCTGGCCAACGCCGACTTCCCCGTGGAGGAGGAGCAGTTGACGGCCGCCGTGCGGGCACGCGCGTGGGGCACGACCGTCGAGGTGCGCAACGACACGTTCGCGATCCTGCGGGCCGGGGTGTCCGAACCGCGCGGGGTCGCCGTCGTGTGCGGGGCCGGCATCAACTGCGTCGGCATGCGCCCCGACGGGCGCACCGCCCGTTTCCCGGCCGTCGGGCGCATGTCGGGTGACTGGGGCGGCGGCTGGGGGCTGGCCGAGGAGGCCCTCTTCCACGCGGCGCGCGCGGAGGACGGCCGGGGCGGCCCCACCGAACTGGCGCGGACCTTGCCCGCGCACTTCGGCCTGGACTCCATGTACGCCCTCATCGAGGCCCTGCACCTGGAACACGTGCCGCCGCACCGGCGGCACGAACTGGCGCCGGTCCTGTTCGCCACGGCGGCCGCCGGCGACCCGGTCGCCCTGGCCGTCGTCGACCGCCTCGCCGACGAGGTGGTGACCATGGCGACGGTCGCCCTGTCCCGGCTGGACCTGCTGGCGGAGGAGACGCCGGTGCTGCTCGGCGGCAGTGTCCTCGCCGCGCGGCACGCCCGGCTCGACGACCGCATCCGGGAACTGCTGGCCACCCGGGCGCCCAAGGCCGTCGCCCGGGTGGTGACGGCCGGTCCGGTGCTGGGGGCGGCGCTGCTGGGACTGGACCGGATCGGCGCGGGGCCGCGGGTGCAGGCGCGCGTGCGGGCGCACTTCGAGAGGTGA
- a CDS encoding glutamate ABC transporter substrate-binding protein: protein MHARRLRASLRGWGGVGAMAVVCALAVAFALLLPHTQPRGDGSTGTGGAGVAEGTHIKAEECENPEDRSLPPGTAKGRAVEAIEKRGYLSVGVDQNSYRWGYRNPNSTAEKVELEGFDIDLAHRIAEDLLGDPDKIRFRAIPTNQRIPAIQNGQVDMVVRTMTINCDRLEQVAFSAPYFLTGQQVLAPTSSTVEGYDETLADRRVCSAAGSTAYDKLDADRKAGRLPASTDISTTVPNQLDCLVRLQLGEVDAVVTDGALAASQAAQDPSVELKGDRFTTEYYGVAMKRDAEDLVRRVNRILEDYREDGGWQASYDKWLSPTMGDESESATPPRPTYA from the coding sequence ATGCATGCACGACGTCTTCGGGCCAGCCTGAGGGGCTGGGGCGGCGTGGGCGCGATGGCCGTCGTCTGTGCCCTCGCCGTGGCGTTCGCGCTGCTGCTGCCGCACACCCAGCCGCGCGGCGACGGCAGCACCGGCACCGGTGGCGCGGGCGTGGCCGAGGGGACCCACATCAAGGCGGAGGAGTGCGAGAACCCCGAGGACCGGAGCCTGCCCCCGGGCACCGCGAAGGGCCGCGCCGTGGAGGCCATCGAGAAGCGCGGCTACCTCTCGGTCGGCGTCGACCAGAACAGCTACCGCTGGGGCTACCGCAACCCCAACAGCACGGCGGAGAAGGTCGAGCTGGAGGGCTTCGACATCGACCTCGCCCACCGGATCGCCGAGGACCTGCTCGGCGACCCCGACAAGATCCGCTTCAGGGCGATCCCCACCAACCAGCGCATCCCGGCGATCCAGAACGGGCAGGTGGACATGGTGGTGCGCACCATGACGATCAACTGCGACCGGCTGGAGCAGGTCGCCTTCTCCGCGCCGTACTTCCTCACCGGCCAGCAGGTCCTCGCGCCCACCTCCTCCACCGTCGAGGGCTACGACGAGACGCTGGCCGACCGGCGGGTCTGCTCGGCGGCCGGCTCCACGGCGTACGACAAGCTGGACGCGGACAGGAAGGCCGGCCGGCTGCCCGCCTCCACCGACATCTCCACCACCGTCCCGAACCAGCTCGACTGCCTGGTCCGGCTCCAGCTCGGCGAGGTCGACGCGGTGGTCACGGACGGCGCGCTCGCGGCGAGCCAGGCGGCGCAGGACCCGTCGGTGGAGCTGAAGGGCGACCGCTTCACCACCGAGTACTACGGCGTGGCGATGAAGAGGGACGCCGAGGACCTGGTGCGCCGGGTCAACCGGATACTGGAGGACTACCGCGAGGACGGCGGCTGGCAGGCGTCGTACGACAAGTGGCTGTCCCCCACGATGGGCGACGAGTCGGAGTCGGCGACCCCGCCCCGGCCGACGTACGCATGA
- a CDS encoding FHA domain-containing protein, with amino-acid sequence MPTCPNGHQSGSDDWCEVCGHRMAGAVPPPPPPPPPAGGGYGFPPGPNAGPPGGRPHAAPELCPQCRTPREGGAPFCEECRWNFLTNTATSYTPAAPRPSAGGGDPRFQRPPGPSYGGGEPYEYQGSRPSQMNRPAEPIPPFGGDPGAPYGGERPGPPGPPGYGGDPSRPVPPPPGPGAPGGPGTHPGAPQAFQPGPPAPPGFPQETNRQQPGGRPFGGGDDDWVISPPTSGPGGQGGPGGGYGYPQPGGAQPPRPGAPQRPSTWTATIGPDRDYFMAMMHRSGPEAAGLNLPAYSPEQQRTLSGNQITIGRRRHSTGDTPDIDLAVPPEDPGVSHQHAVLVQQPDGSWAVVDQNSTNGTTVNGSEDPIQPFVPVPLQDGDRVHVGAWTTITIRRG; translated from the coding sequence ATGCCGACCTGCCCGAACGGACACCAGTCGGGTTCCGACGACTGGTGCGAGGTCTGCGGTCACCGCATGGCCGGAGCCGTGCCACCACCCCCTCCGCCGCCGCCCCCGGCGGGCGGCGGATACGGCTTTCCGCCCGGCCCGAACGCCGGGCCGCCCGGCGGACGTCCGCATGCGGCCCCCGAGCTCTGCCCGCAGTGCCGTACGCCCCGTGAGGGCGGTGCGCCGTTCTGCGAGGAGTGCCGGTGGAACTTCCTGACGAACACCGCGACGTCGTACACCCCGGCCGCCCCGCGCCCGTCGGCCGGCGGCGGGGACCCTCGCTTCCAGCGTCCGCCGGGCCCGTCCTACGGCGGCGGCGAGCCGTACGAGTACCAGGGCTCACGGCCCTCGCAGATGAACCGGCCGGCCGAGCCGATCCCGCCGTTCGGCGGCGATCCGGGCGCTCCGTACGGCGGTGAGCGGCCGGGCCCGCCCGGCCCTCCCGGATACGGCGGCGACCCGTCGCGTCCGGTTCCGCCGCCGCCCGGTCCCGGCGCCCCGGGAGGCCCGGGTACGCACCCCGGTGCCCCGCAGGCTTTCCAGCCGGGTCCGCCCGCACCGCCCGGGTTCCCGCAGGAGACCAACCGCCAGCAGCCCGGCGGCCGTCCCTTCGGCGGCGGTGACGACGACTGGGTGATCTCCCCGCCCACCTCCGGCCCCGGCGGCCAGGGTGGCCCCGGTGGTGGTTACGGCTACCCGCAGCCCGGCGGCGCCCAGCCGCCCCGTCCCGGTGCGCCGCAGCGTCCCTCGACCTGGACGGCGACCATCGGCCCGGACCGCGATTACTTCATGGCGATGATGCACCGCTCCGGTCCCGAGGCCGCGGGCCTGAACCTGCCCGCGTACTCCCCCGAGCAGCAGCGCACGCTCTCCGGCAACCAGATCACGATCGGCCGTCGCCGGCACTCCACCGGTGACACCCCCGACATCGATCTCGCGGTGCCGCCGGAGGACCCGGGTGTCTCGCACCAGCACGCGGTGCTGGTGCAGCAGCCGGACGGCAGCTGGGCGGTCGTCGACCAGAACTCCACCAACGGCACCACGGTCAACGGCTCCGAGGACCCGATCCAGCCGTTCGTGCCGGTGCCGCTCCAGGACGGCGACCGGGTGCACGTCGGCGCCTGGACGACGATCACCATCCGCCGGGGCTGA
- a CDS encoding globin, with the protein MDGVNEIRRGTLQEQTFYEQVGGEETFRRLVHRFYQGVAEDPLLREMYPEEDLGPAEERFRLFLIQYWGGPSTYGENRGHPRLRMRHAPFAVDRAAHDAWLKHMRVAVDELELSEEHDRTLWNYLTYAAASMVNTAG; encoded by the coding sequence ATGGACGGTGTGAATGAGATTCGGCGCGGCACGCTTCAGGAGCAGACCTTCTACGAGCAGGTCGGCGGGGAGGAGACCTTCCGCCGCCTGGTCCACCGTTTCTACCAGGGGGTCGCGGAGGACCCGCTGCTGCGGGAGATGTACCCCGAGGAGGACCTGGGCCCCGCCGAGGAGCGCTTCCGGCTGTTCCTGATCCAGTACTGGGGCGGTCCCTCCACCTACGGCGAGAACCGCGGCCACCCGCGGCTGCGGATGCGGCACGCCCCGTTCGCGGTGGACCGTGCCGCGCACGACGCGTGGCTGAAGCACATGCGGGTGGCCGTCGACGAGCTGGAGCTGTCCGAGGAGCACGACCGGACGCTGTGGAACTACCTGACGTACGCGGCGGCCTCGATGGTGAACACCGCGGGCTGA
- a CDS encoding serine/threonine-protein kinase, producing MTETSAEQRSCQRPGCEGSYEDVGGGEFYCDTCGLAPVVASNGMVGSPPTGVTGNRGSRGSAGSGSSRSGSRSSRTSSQSSQSSKSRRSVSGRLSRSLSGRSTGRSVSVRSSGSTAGSSGRGRLGAGLVQVPQVPRPDPRAMVLENPEVPERKRFCSRSDCGAPVGRARGERPGRTEGFCTKCGHPYSFVPKLRSGDVVHGQYEVAGCLAHGGLGWIYLAVDRAVSDRWVVLKGLLDTGDQDAMAAAISERRFLAEIEHANIVRIYNFVEHLDQRTGSLDGYIVMEYVGGKSLKEIANARRTPQGRRDPLPVEQACAYGIEALEALDHLHSRNLLYCDFKVDNAIQTEDQLKLIDMGAVRRMDDDESAIYGTVGYQAPEVADVGPSLASDLYTVGRTLAVLTFDFQGYTNVYVDSLPDPDNIEVFRRYESFYRLLVRATDPDPARRFASAQEMSEQLTGVLREVVSLQSGRARPSLSTLFGPELRVTDTELFPPLEGEVSRLGARAERTRPRAADPAGTAAPGGAPAISEGGLVKPVGTGAAALALPVPRVDPTDPNAGFLAGLMATAPTELLSALAAAPARSVETRLRQIRAWLEHDDSAAALDALTALEGERPDDWRVVWYRGVAALATGDHEGAALAFDAIYDAFPGETAPKLALGLCAEVLGQLDNAAEYYRLVWTTDPSFVSAAFGLARVQLATGDRRGAVLTLESVPESSIHYTAARVAAVRARLRQRTAIGSDVPFQQDLSAAAVQVEALDAYGLDPTRREQLATEVLGCALDWILSGGQGSVASPLSAPAGQGEPRAAGGRTLLGSDLDERGLRFGLERSYRTLARLARGGEERIDLVERANRYRPRTWV from the coding sequence ATGACCGAGACGAGCGCGGAGCAGCGGTCCTGCCAGCGGCCCGGCTGCGAGGGGTCGTACGAGGACGTGGGCGGCGGCGAGTTCTACTGCGACACCTGCGGCCTCGCCCCGGTCGTGGCCTCGAACGGCATGGTGGGTTCGCCCCCCACCGGAGTCACCGGCAACAGGGGTTCGCGCGGATCGGCGGGCAGCGGCAGCTCCCGCTCCGGTTCGCGCAGTTCCCGTACGTCGTCGCAGTCGTCGCAGTCGTCGAAGTCGCGCCGCTCCGTGTCCGGGCGGCTCTCGCGCTCCCTCTCCGGCCGGTCCACGGGCCGCTCGGTGTCGGTGCGCAGCTCGGGCTCCACCGCCGGTTCCTCGGGCCGCGGCCGGCTCGGGGCGGGGCTGGTGCAGGTGCCGCAGGTGCCGCGGCCGGACCCGCGCGCGATGGTGCTGGAGAACCCGGAGGTGCCGGAGCGCAAGCGGTTCTGTTCACGTTCGGACTGCGGGGCGCCGGTGGGCCGCGCGCGCGGCGAGCGCCCGGGGCGCACCGAGGGCTTCTGCACCAAGTGCGGGCATCCGTACTCGTTCGTCCCCAAGCTGAGGTCGGGCGACGTCGTGCACGGCCAGTACGAGGTGGCGGGGTGTCTGGCGCACGGCGGCCTGGGCTGGATCTACCTCGCCGTCGACCGCGCGGTGTCGGACCGCTGGGTGGTGCTCAAGGGCCTGCTCGACACCGGCGACCAGGACGCGATGGCCGCGGCGATCTCCGAGCGGCGGTTCCTCGCCGAGATCGAGCACGCCAACATCGTGCGGATCTACAACTTCGTCGAGCACCTCGACCAGCGCACCGGCTCCCTCGACGGCTACATAGTCATGGAGTACGTCGGCGGCAAGTCCCTCAAGGAGATCGCCAACGCCCGCCGCACCCCGCAGGGCCGGCGCGACCCGCTGCCGGTGGAGCAGGCCTGCGCCTACGGCATCGAGGCGCTGGAGGCCCTCGACCACCTGCACAGCCGCAACCTCCTCTACTGCGACTTCAAGGTCGACAACGCCATCCAGACCGAGGACCAGCTCAAGCTGATCGACATGGGCGCGGTGCGCCGCATGGACGACGACGAGTCGGCGATCTACGGCACGGTCGGCTACCAGGCCCCGGAGGTCGCCGACGTCGGCCCGTCGCTGGCGTCGGACCTCTACACCGTGGGCCGCACCCTGGCCGTCCTCACCTTCGACTTCCAGGGCTACACGAACGTCTACGTCGACTCGCTGCCCGACCCGGACAACATCGAGGTCTTCCGCCGCTACGAGTCCTTCTACCGGCTGCTGGTGCGCGCCACCGACCCCGACCCGGCACGCCGGTTCGCCTCCGCGCAGGAGATGTCGGAGCAGCTGACCGGGGTGCTGCGGGAGGTCGTGTCCCTCCAGTCGGGGCGGGCCCGGCCGTCGCTGTCGACACTGTTCGGCCCGGAACTGCGGGTGACGGACACGGAGTTGTTCCCGCCGCTGGAGGGTGAGGTGTCACGGCTGGGAGCGCGGGCGGAGCGGACCCGGCCGCGGGCCGCCGACCCCGCGGGGACCGCGGCGCCGGGCGGCGCGCCCGCGATCTCCGAGGGCGGCCTGGTCAAACCCGTCGGCACCGGCGCGGCGGCCCTCGCGCTGCCGGTGCCCCGCGTCGACCCGACCGACCCCAACGCCGGTTTCCTCGCGGGCCTGATGGCCACCGCGCCGACCGAGCTGCTCAGCGCCCTCGCCGCGGCGCCCGCCCGGTCGGTCGAGACCCGGCTGCGGCAGATCCGGGCGTGGCTGGAGCACGACGACAGCGCCGCCGCCCTCGATGCGCTGACCGCGCTGGAGGGCGAGCGGCCGGACGACTGGCGGGTGGTCTGGTACCGGGGCGTGGCCGCGCTCGCGACCGGCGACCACGAGGGCGCCGCCCTGGCCTTCGACGCGATCTACGACGCCTTCCCCGGGGAGACGGCGCCCAAGCTGGCGCTCGGCCTGTGCGCGGAGGTGCTGGGCCAGCTGGACAACGCGGCGGAGTACTACCGCCTGGTGTGGACGACCGACCCGAGCTTTGTGAGCGCCGCGTTCGGCCTGGCCCGGGTGCAGCTCGCGACCGGCGACCGGCGCGGCGCCGTACTGACCCTGGAATCGGTGCCGGAGTCGTCGATCCACTACACGGCGGCCCGGGTCGCGGCGGTCCGCGCCCGGCTCCGGCAGCGCACGGCGATCGGCTCCGACGTACCCTTCCAGCAGGATCTGAGCGCCGCCGCGGTTCAGGTGGAGGCGCTGGACGCGTACGGTCTGGATCCGACGCGGCGGGAGCAGTTGGCCACGGAAGTGCTCGGCTGCGCCCTGGACTGGATACTCTCCGGTGGCCAGGGATCCGTCGCCTCCCCGCTCTCGGCCCCGGCCGGGCAAGGGGAGCCCCGTGCCGCCGGGGGACGGACACTGCTCGGCAGTGACCTGGACGAACGGGGCCTGCGCTTCGGCCTGGAGCGTTCGTACCGCACGCTGGCCCGGCTGGCGCGGGGCGGCGAGGAGAGGATCGACCTGGTGGAACGTGCCAACCGTTACCGCCCCCGGACATGGGTGTAG
- a CDS encoding methyltransferase domain-containing protein, with protein sequence MGGHALGKDLEAVAAEARAALAREIDASGAWAEDPVWREAFETVPRHVFVPYYYVGIVGGHERLWGESADAGARERWLRGAYADTPLATRLRDGELVSSSSQPSLMALMLTELRVADGHRVLEIGTGTGYNAALLAHRLGDDSLVTSVDLDPEITESARRHLSAAGHRPVVVTGDGARGVPARAPFERIIATCGLPSIPPAWLVQCRPEGRILSPLATGLVVLTVRDATHAEGRFLHTPAYFVPLRGGARHRPERASLGAVPRRGREHELFRFLLALTGGTLDPLEAYALWEGEGRPQRERYGVTVADGRGWAWLDEPEGPYLWPLP encoded by the coding sequence ATGGGCGGGCACGCGCTGGGCAAGGACCTGGAAGCCGTCGCCGCCGAGGCACGGGCGGCGCTGGCGCGCGAGATCGACGCGAGCGGCGCCTGGGCCGAGGACCCGGTGTGGCGGGAGGCGTTCGAGACGGTGCCGCGCCATGTGTTCGTCCCCTACTACTACGTCGGGATCGTCGGCGGCCACGAACGCCTCTGGGGCGAGAGCGCCGACGCGGGCGCCCGCGAGCGCTGGCTGCGCGGCGCCTACGCCGACACCCCGCTGGCCACCCGGCTGCGCGACGGGGAACTGGTGTCCTCCAGCAGCCAGCCGTCGCTGATGGCGCTGATGCTGACCGAGCTGCGGGTGGCGGACGGGCACCGGGTCCTGGAGATCGGCACCGGCACCGGCTACAACGCGGCGCTGCTCGCCCACCGCCTCGGTGACGACTCCCTGGTCACCTCCGTCGACCTGGACCCCGAGATCACCGAGTCCGCCCGCCGGCATCTGTCCGCCGCCGGCCACCGCCCGGTCGTGGTCACCGGCGACGGCGCCCGCGGCGTACCCGCGCGGGCCCCCTTCGAGCGGATCATCGCCACCTGCGGTCTGCCGTCGATCCCGCCCGCCTGGCTGGTCCAGTGCCGACCCGAGGGCCGGATCCTGAGCCCGCTGGCGACCGGACTGGTCGTGCTGACGGTGCGCGACGCCACTCACGCCGAGGGGCGCTTCCTGCACACGCCGGCCTACTTCGTGCCGCTGCGCGGCGGTGCCCGGCACCGGCCCGAGCGGGCGTCCCTGGGCGCGGTGCCGCGCCGGGGCCGCGAGCACGAACTGTTCCGGTTCCTGCTCGCGCTGACCGGGGGCACCCTCGATCCGCTGGAGGCGTACGCGCTGTGGGAGGGCGAGGGGCGCCCGCAGCGCGAGCGGTACGGCGTCACCGTGGCCGACGGGCGCGGCTGGGCGTGGCTGGACGAGCCGGAGGGGCCGTACCTGTGGCCCCTCCCGTGA
- a CDS encoding PP2C family serine/threonine-protein phosphatase, which yields MSQMSQQAALSRCPSCEEPLESGDRFCGACGYDLSAVPPRPHDGPAPAPNGAASPGAAAGWPVAAEPGGSDAPPALHVPADIQGTDSGDTPLSPPSPAPQSPSPAGVRFDRPREPEEYPLQAPDPRVPEPPAPADPVTLCVACRAGRVDDDGYCENCGHAQPRERDHLEQESGPVAAVSDRGLRHHRNEDAFGIGRATLPDGSGALVAIVCDGVSSATRPDDASLAASRTACDSLLTALPLGTHPQQAMHEAIVAAAEAVNALAREPATAREQAPHQNAPACTLVGAVITAGLLVVGWVGDSRAYWVPVDRSSPPARLTEDDSWAAQMVAAGLMNEAEAYADERAHAITGWLGADAYELEPHTASFKPDRPGVVLVCTDGLWNYAEAAQEMAGVLPLDAAVRPLHAARVLVGHALDGGGHDNVTVALVPFPAPPQGAGSA from the coding sequence ATGTCGCAGATGTCCCAGCAGGCCGCCTTGTCGAGGTGTCCGAGCTGCGAGGAGCCGCTTGAGTCGGGTGACCGTTTCTGCGGCGCGTGCGGATACGACCTGTCCGCCGTGCCGCCGCGGCCGCACGACGGTCCCGCGCCCGCGCCGAACGGCGCGGCGTCGCCCGGTGCCGCGGCCGGCTGGCCGGTCGCCGCCGAACCGGGCGGCTCCGACGCGCCCCCGGCGCTGCACGTGCCCGCCGACATCCAGGGCACGGACTCGGGCGACACGCCCCTGTCCCCGCCCTCCCCGGCGCCGCAGTCACCGTCCCCCGCCGGCGTGCGCTTCGACCGCCCCCGGGAGCCCGAGGAGTACCCGCTCCAGGCCCCGGATCCGCGGGTGCCGGAGCCTCCCGCGCCGGCCGACCCCGTCACGCTGTGCGTGGCGTGCCGCGCGGGCCGTGTCGACGACGACGGCTACTGCGAGAACTGCGGGCACGCCCAGCCGCGCGAACGCGACCACCTGGAGCAGGAGTCCGGTCCGGTCGCCGCGGTCAGCGACCGCGGTCTGCGCCACCACCGCAACGAGGACGCGTTCGGCATCGGCCGCGCCACGCTGCCCGACGGCTCGGGCGCGCTCGTGGCGATCGTCTGCGACGGCGTGTCCTCGGCGACCCGTCCCGACGACGCCTCGCTGGCCGCCTCGCGCACGGCCTGCGACTCGCTGCTGACCGCCCTGCCGCTGGGCACGCATCCGCAGCAGGCGATGCACGAGGCGATCGTCGCCGCCGCCGAGGCGGTCAACGCGCTGGCGCGGGAGCCCGCCACCGCCCGCGAACAAGCCCCGCACCAGAACGCCCCGGCCTGCACCCTGGTCGGCGCCGTCATCACCGCCGGCCTGCTGGTGGTCGGCTGGGTCGGCGACAGCCGTGCCTACTGGGTGCCGGTGGACCGCAGTTCGCCCCCGGCCCGGCTCACCGAGGACGACTCGTGGGCCGCGCAGATGGTCGCCGCGGGCCTGATGAACGAGGCGGAGGCCTACGCCGACGAGCGCGCCCACGCGATCACCGGCTGGCTCGGCGCGGACGCCTACGAGCTGGAACCGCACACGGCTTCCTTCAAGCCGGACCGGCCGGGCGTGGTGCTGGTGTGCACGGACGGCCTGTGGAACTACGCGGAAGCGGCCCAGGAGATGGCGGGTGTCCTGCCGCTCGACGCCGCCGTCCGTCCGCTGCACGCCGCCCGGGTCCTGGTCGGTCACGCCCTGGACGGTGGGGGCCACGACAACGTAACAGTGGCTCTCGTGCCGTTCCCCGCACCGCCGCAGGGGGCAGGATCGGCCTGA
- a CDS encoding vWA domain-containing protein — protein MANFSKSNVPQFSVEVYQNEYLPEEGREVNAIVTVTATGGGTIGTAVSAPHLYSPGQGPSAAVAIMVDCSGSMDYPPTKMRNARDATAAAIDTLRDGVHFAVIGGTHFAKQVYPGGDRLAVADAATRDQAKQALRKLSAGGGTAIGTWLRLADRLLSSADVAIRHGILLTDGRNEHESAEDLKASLDACAGRFTCDARGVGTDWEVKEVTAIASALLGSADIVADPAGLSADFTQMMETAMGKEVADVALRLWTPVGTTIKFVKQVAPTVEELTGRRTEAGPRAGDYPTGSWGDESRDYHVCVEVPPANVGQEMLAARVSLVIPQAGSGAAQNLGAQGLVRAVWTDDMAASTSINPQVAHYTGQAELAQAIQQGLDLRKSGDMDGATAKLGRAVQLASASGNADTAKLLAKVVDVVDAATGTVRLKAKVEEADEMTLETRSTKTVRVKK, from the coding sequence ATGGCGAATTTCTCGAAGTCGAACGTGCCGCAGTTCTCGGTGGAGGTGTACCAGAACGAGTACCTGCCGGAGGAGGGCCGGGAGGTCAACGCGATCGTCACGGTGACCGCGACCGGTGGCGGCACGATCGGCACCGCGGTGTCGGCGCCCCACCTCTACTCACCGGGGCAGGGGCCGTCCGCGGCCGTCGCGATCATGGTCGACTGCTCGGGCTCGATGGACTACCCGCCCACCAAGATGCGCAACGCGCGGGACGCGACGGCCGCCGCCATCGACACCCTGCGCGACGGTGTGCACTTCGCGGTGATCGGCGGCACGCACTTCGCCAAGCAGGTCTACCCGGGCGGCGACCGCCTCGCCGTCGCCGACGCCGCCACCCGGGACCAGGCCAAGCAGGCCCTGCGCAAGCTCAGCGCCGGCGGCGGCACGGCCATCGGGACCTGGCTGCGGCTCGCCGACCGGCTGCTGTCGTCGGCGGACGTCGCCATCCGGCACGGCATCCTGCTCACCGACGGCCGCAACGAGCACGAGTCGGCCGAGGACCTCAAGGCCTCGTTGGACGCGTGCGCGGGGCGTTTCACCTGTGACGCCCGCGGCGTGGGCACCGATTGGGAAGTGAAAGAAGTCACAGCGATCGCCTCCGCGCTGCTCGGCAGCGCCGACATCGTCGCCGACCCGGCCGGACTCTCCGCCGACTTCACGCAGATGATGGAGACGGCGATGGGCAAGGAGGTCGCGGACGTCGCCCTGCGGCTGTGGACCCCGGTCGGCACCACCATCAAGTTCGTCAAGCAAGTGGCGCCCACCGTCGAGGAACTGACCGGCCGGCGCACCGAGGCGGGGCCGCGCGCGGGCGACTATCCCACCGGTTCCTGGGGGGACGAGTCCCGTGATTACCACGTCTGCGTGGAGGTCCCGCCCGCGAACGTCGGCCAGGAGATGCTGGCCGCCCGGGTCTCCCTGGTGATCCCGCAGGCCGGTTCCGGGGCCGCGCAGAACCTCGGCGCCCAGGGTCTGGTGCGCGCCGTGTGGACCGACGACATGGCCGCGTCGACGTCGATCAACCCTCAGGTCGCGCACTACACCGGCCAGGCCGAACTGGCGCAAGCCATTCAACAAGGGTTGGATCTGCGCAAATCGGGAGACATGGATGGAGCAACGGCCAAATTGGGCCGTGCCGTTCAGCTCGCCAGTGCCTCGGGCAACGCGGATACTGCGAAACTGCTTGCGAAGGTGGTGGACGTGGTCGACGCCGCGACAGGTACTGTGCGACTGAAGGCGAAGGTCGAGGAGGCCGACGAGATGACTCTCGAAACCCGGTCCACAAAGACTGTTCGTGTGAAGAAGTGA